A portion of the Ammospiza caudacuta isolate bAmmCau1 chromosome 25, bAmmCau1.pri, whole genome shotgun sequence genome contains these proteins:
- the LDLRAP1 gene encoding low density lipoprotein receptor adapter protein 1 isoform X1: MDALKSAGRALLRSPSVHKPSWAGGRHKKLPENWTDTRETLLEGMLFSLKYLGMTLVEQPKGEELSAAAVKRIVATAKASGKKLQKVTLKVSPRGIVLRDSRSSELIENISIYRISYCTADRAHDKVFAYIAQSQHSESLECHAFLCPKRKMAQAVTLTVAQAFRLAFEFWQAAKEEKEKRERSILAAEGTSSPSSAAPAHSGTAALGKLLDLEEPGRAPLGSSPEPPALDNSSFGPSNASVNNNLEWEMDDGLDEAFSRLAQSRTNPQELDTGLSAQEAAEALSPLHWGQLEPSPAEQDDLFMF, encoded by the exons atgGACGCGCTCAAGTCCGCGGGCCGGGCCCTGCTGAGGAGCCCCAGCGTGCACAAACCGTCCTGGGCCGGCGGGCGGCACAAGA agctgcctgagaACTGGACAGACACGAGGGAGACGCTGCTGGAGGGGATGCTCTTCAGCCTCAAGTACCTGGGCATGACCCTGGTGGAGCAGCCCAAGGGAGAGGAGCTCTCTGCAGCCGCTGTCAAAAGGATCGTGGCCACC GCCAAGGCAAGTGGGAAGAAGCTGCAGAAGGTGACGCTGAAGGTGTCGCCGCGGGGGATTgtgctcagggacagcaggagcagcgAGCTCATCGAGAACATCTCCATCTacag GATCTCCTACTGCACCGCGGACAGGGCCCACGACAAAGTGTTCGCCTACATCGcgcagagccagcacagcgaGAGCCTCGAGTGCCACGCCTTCCTGTGCCCCAAGAGGAAAATG gcccaGGCTGTCACCCTGACCGTGGCCCAGGCTTTCAGGCTGGCCTTTGAGTTCTGGCAGGCAGCAAAGGAAG agaaggagaagagggaaaggtCCATCCTGGCAGCAGAAGGGAcgagcagccccagctcagcagctcctgcccactCTGGCACAG cagccctggggaagctgctggacctggaggagccgggcagggcccccctgggcagcagccccgagcccccagccctggacaACAGCAGCTTTGGGCCCAGCAATGCCTCCGTCAACAACAACCTGGAGTGG GAGATGGATGATGGTCTGGACGAGGCGTTCTCAAG GCTGGCCCAGTCCAGGACCAATCCCCAGGAGCTGGACACGGGGCTGTCGGcgcaggaggctgcagaggctctgtCCCCGCTGCACTGGGGccagctggagcccagcccgGCTGAGCAGGACGATCTCTTCATGTTCTGA
- the LDLRAP1 gene encoding low density lipoprotein receptor adapter protein 1 isoform X2, with product MDALKSAGRALLRSPSVHKPSWAGGRHKKLPENWTDTRETLLEGMLFSLKYLGMTLVEQPKGEELSAAAVKRIVATAKASGKKLQKVTLKVSPRGIVLRDSRSSELIENISIYRISYCTADRAHDKVFAYIAQSQHSESLECHAFLCPKRKMAQAVTLTVAQAFRLAFEFWQAAKEEKEKRERSILAAEGTSSPSSAAPAHSGTALGKLLDLEEPGRAPLGSSPEPPALDNSSFGPSNASVNNNLEWEMDDGLDEAFSRLAQSRTNPQELDTGLSAQEAAEALSPLHWGQLEPSPAEQDDLFMF from the exons atgGACGCGCTCAAGTCCGCGGGCCGGGCCCTGCTGAGGAGCCCCAGCGTGCACAAACCGTCCTGGGCCGGCGGGCGGCACAAGA agctgcctgagaACTGGACAGACACGAGGGAGACGCTGCTGGAGGGGATGCTCTTCAGCCTCAAGTACCTGGGCATGACCCTGGTGGAGCAGCCCAAGGGAGAGGAGCTCTCTGCAGCCGCTGTCAAAAGGATCGTGGCCACC GCCAAGGCAAGTGGGAAGAAGCTGCAGAAGGTGACGCTGAAGGTGTCGCCGCGGGGGATTgtgctcagggacagcaggagcagcgAGCTCATCGAGAACATCTCCATCTacag GATCTCCTACTGCACCGCGGACAGGGCCCACGACAAAGTGTTCGCCTACATCGcgcagagccagcacagcgaGAGCCTCGAGTGCCACGCCTTCCTGTGCCCCAAGAGGAAAATG gcccaGGCTGTCACCCTGACCGTGGCCCAGGCTTTCAGGCTGGCCTTTGAGTTCTGGCAGGCAGCAAAGGAAG agaaggagaagagggaaaggtCCATCCTGGCAGCAGAAGGGAcgagcagccccagctcagcagctcctgcccactCTGGCACAG ccctggggaagctgctggacctggaggagccgggcagggcccccctgggcagcagccccgagcccccagccctggacaACAGCAGCTTTGGGCCCAGCAATGCCTCCGTCAACAACAACCTGGAGTGG GAGATGGATGATGGTCTGGACGAGGCGTTCTCAAG GCTGGCCCAGTCCAGGACCAATCCCCAGGAGCTGGACACGGGGCTGTCGGcgcaggaggctgcagaggctctgtCCCCGCTGCACTGGGGccagctggagcccagcccgGCTGAGCAGGACGATCTCTTCATGTTCTGA